A stretch of Pseudolysobacter antarcticus DNA encodes these proteins:
- a CDS encoding DUF3147 family protein, which yields MWYYIVKVLISVIVIVAISEISKRSSGVAALFAALPLTSLLAFVWLHVDGATSTQIAELSGQIFWLVLPSLVLFLLLPALLRHGLDFWISLGLSVAATIACYLALLPILRRFGVQL from the coding sequence ATGTGGTATTACATCGTCAAGGTGCTGATCTCGGTCATCGTGATCGTCGCGATCAGCGAGATTTCAAAACGCAGTTCGGGCGTGGCCGCGCTATTCGCCGCGCTGCCGCTGACATCGCTGCTGGCGTTTGTCTGGCTGCATGTCGACGGCGCCACATCAACGCAAATTGCCGAGCTTTCGGGCCAGATATTCTGGCTCGTGTTGCCGTCGCTGGTTTTGTTTTTGCTGCTGCCGGCATTGTTGCGGCATGGATTGGATTTCTGGATCAGCCTCGGACTTTCGGTCGCAGCGACGATAGCCTGCTATCTCGCTTTATTGCCGATCCTGCGTCGTTTCGGCGTGCAATTGTGA
- a CDS encoding indolepyruvate ferredoxin oxidoreductase family protein, which translates to MSVPAPQIDFDYTLDDKFTRAQGRIYLSGVQALVRLPLMQQMRDRAANLNTAGFISGYRGSPLGGLDLELWRAGKHLKASNIEFKSGLNEDLAATMVWGSQQANLFPGAKYDGVFAMWYGKGPGVDRSGDVFKHGNAAGTSKLGGVLALAGDDHACRSSTLPHGSEQEFVSAMMPILNPAGVQDILDMGLLGWAMSRFTGRWVGFKTIAETVESSASVNVNPHQLDILLPEDFVMPIGGLSIRWPDPPLNQEMRLHQYAMHAAIAFARINKIDRVMFDSPRARLGIVTTGKSYLDVLEALEYLGIDRRACADIGIRVYKVGMTWPLEPEGIREFANGLEDIIVVEEKRSFIEAQIKEYMYNWPTRPSVVGKYDEAENWILPSTGELTPATIAGVIANRLARFFTSDRIKERLAFMHAKEAELALPRPNFPRAAHYCSGCPHNSSTVVPEGTRALGGIGCHYMVTWMDRRTDTFTQMGGEGSTWCGQAPFTETKHVFQNLGDGTYFHSGSLGIRQTLSAGVNITFKILYNDAVAMTGGQPVDGTLTVPDIAHQVRAEGVKTIVVMSDDIEKWSKPEIFPEGVEFHAREHLDSVQRRLSETTGTSVLIFDQTCAAEKRRRRKRGKMPDPAKRVMINSMVCEGCGDCGVKSNCVSVLPLETEFGRKRSIDQSNCNKDYSCVNGFCPSFVTVHGGALKKRKGSGAKTGFDSLPMPTLPSLTQPWNILVTGIGGTGVVTIGALLGMGAHLEGKGATVLDQTGLAQKGGAVTCHIRIAPTPEDIHAVRIAAGEADLVIGCDMVVVNDYWALSKIRAERAHVVLNTYEAMPGTFTRNADMQFPAKEIVEAVKLALGGKNPDLVDATDLAVALMGDSIASNLFMLGYAWQQGKVPVSFEALMRAVELNGAAIEMNKTAFQWGRLAAHDIAAVQAAAHPPAPVAERSNESTAINDLHLSESLDEQITRRMRFLTDYQDSSYAELYKTLVDQVRSAEKQQAAGKSELSEAVARYAFKLMAYKDEYEVARLYTNGEFLKRIQDTFDGDYKVHFHLAPPLWSRRNDKGELIKREMGPWMMSAFKLLAKLKGLRGGTFDIFGKSAERRSERQWIVDYRAAMIELCNGLNHDNHALAVQIASVPENIRGYGHVKEAHEVKAKASWNQLLGTWRLPVLTAKSAA; encoded by the coding sequence ATGTCCGTGCCCGCCCCGCAAATCGATTTCGACTACACCCTCGACGACAAATTCACGCGCGCACAAGGCCGCATTTATCTCTCCGGCGTGCAAGCGCTGGTGCGTTTGCCGTTGATGCAACAGATGCGCGACCGCGCTGCCAATCTCAACACCGCCGGATTTATTTCCGGTTATCGCGGCTCACCGCTCGGTGGCCTGGATCTGGAATTGTGGCGCGCCGGCAAACATCTCAAAGCGTCCAACATCGAGTTCAAATCCGGCCTCAACGAAGACCTCGCAGCGACCATGGTGTGGGGTTCGCAGCAGGCCAATCTGTTCCCGGGCGCGAAGTACGACGGCGTGTTTGCAATGTGGTACGGCAAGGGTCCGGGCGTGGATCGCAGCGGTGACGTGTTCAAGCACGGCAACGCCGCGGGCACTTCGAAACTCGGCGGTGTGCTCGCGCTCGCGGGTGACGATCATGCGTGCCGCTCGTCGACATTGCCGCACGGTTCGGAGCAGGAATTTGTCTCGGCGATGATGCCGATTTTGAATCCGGCCGGCGTGCAGGACATCCTCGACATGGGCCTGCTCGGCTGGGCGATGAGCCGCTTCACCGGGCGCTGGGTCGGCTTCAAGACGATTGCCGAAACGGTGGAATCCTCGGCCAGCGTCAACGTCAACCCGCATCAGCTCGATATTCTGCTGCCGGAAGATTTTGTCATGCCGATCGGCGGCCTCAGCATCCGCTGGCCCGATCCGCCGCTGAACCAGGAAATGCGTCTGCACCAGTACGCGATGCACGCCGCGATTGCGTTCGCGCGTATCAACAAGATCGATCGCGTGATGTTCGATTCGCCGCGCGCACGTCTCGGCATCGTCACCACCGGCAAGAGTTATCTCGACGTACTCGAAGCGCTCGAGTATCTCGGCATCGATCGCCGCGCCTGCGCCGATATCGGCATCCGTGTGTACAAGGTCGGCATGACCTGGCCACTCGAGCCCGAAGGCATCCGTGAGTTTGCCAACGGCCTCGAAGACATCATCGTGGTCGAGGAAAAACGCTCGTTCATCGAGGCGCAGATCAAGGAATACATGTACAACTGGCCGACGCGGCCATCGGTGGTCGGCAAGTACGACGAAGCCGAAAACTGGATTCTGCCATCCACCGGCGAACTCACGCCGGCCACGATTGCGGGCGTGATCGCGAATCGCCTCGCGCGGTTTTTCACCTCGGACCGCATCAAAGAACGCCTCGCGTTCATGCACGCGAAAGAAGCCGAACTGGCGTTGCCGCGACCGAACTTTCCGCGCGCCGCGCATTATTGTTCCGGCTGCCCGCACAACAGCTCGACCGTGGTGCCGGAAGGCACGCGCGCGCTCGGCGGCATCGGCTGTCACTACATGGTGACGTGGATGGATCGGCGCACCGACACCTTCACGCAGATGGGCGGCGAAGGCTCGACGTGGTGCGGCCAGGCGCCATTCACCGAAACCAAGCATGTGTTCCAGAACCTCGGCGACGGCACGTATTTCCATTCGGGTTCACTCGGCATTCGGCAGACGTTATCAGCCGGCGTCAACATCACGTTCAAGATTCTCTACAACGATGCAGTCGCGATGACCGGCGGCCAACCGGTCGACGGCACCTTGACCGTGCCGGACATCGCGCACCAAGTACGCGCCGAGGGCGTGAAGACAATCGTGGTGATGTCGGATGACATCGAGAAATGGTCGAAGCCGGAAATTTTCCCCGAGGGCGTGGAGTTCCACGCGCGCGAACATCTCGACAGCGTGCAGCGCCGCCTCAGCGAAACCACCGGCACCAGCGTGCTGATTTTCGACCAGACTTGCGCCGCGGAAAAACGTCGCCGTCGCAAGCGCGGCAAGATGCCCGATCCGGCCAAGCGCGTGATGATCAACTCGATGGTCTGTGAAGGCTGCGGCGATTGCGGCGTGAAGTCGAATTGCGTGTCGGTATTGCCGCTCGAAACCGAATTCGGCCGCAAGCGCAGCATCGATCAATCGAATTGCAATAAAGATTATTCCTGCGTCAACGGCTTCTGCCCGAGCTTCGTCACAGTGCACGGCGGCGCGCTGAAAAAGCGCAAGGGATCGGGCGCGAAAACCGGCTTCGACAGTCTGCCGATGCCGACCTTGCCGAGCCTAACGCAGCCGTGGAATATCCTCGTCACCGGCATCGGCGGCACCGGCGTCGTCACGATCGGCGCACTGCTCGGCATGGGCGCGCATCTCGAAGGCAAGGGCGCGACTGTGCTCGACCAGACCGGCCTTGCGCAAAAAGGCGGCGCGGTAACGTGCCATATTCGTATTGCGCCGACGCCCGAAGATATCCACGCCGTGCGTATCGCCGCGGGCGAAGCCGATCTCGTGATCGGTTGCGACATGGTCGTGGTCAACGATTATTGGGCGTTGTCGAAAATCCGCGCCGAACGCGCGCATGTCGTGCTCAACACCTATGAAGCAATGCCCGGCACATTTACGCGCAATGCCGACATGCAGTTCCCGGCGAAGGAAATCGTTGAAGCGGTCAAGCTCGCGCTTGGCGGCAAGAATCCCGATCTGGTCGATGCCACCGATCTCGCCGTCGCACTGATGGGCGACTCGATCGCGAGCAATCTTTTCATGCTCGGTTATGCGTGGCAGCAGGGCAAGGTGCCGGTGAGTTTCGAGGCGCTGATGCGTGCGGTCGAACTCAACGGCGCCGCGATTGAAATGAACAAGACGGCGTTTCAATGGGGCCGTCTCGCGGCGCACGATATCGCGGCAGTACAGGCGGCGGCGCATCCGCCGGCACCAGTTGCGGAGCGTTCAAACGAGTCCACCGCAATCAACGATCTGCATCTGAGTGAATCGTTGGACGAGCAGATCACACGTCGCATGCGTTTCCTCACCGACTACCAGGACTCCTCCTACGCCGAGCTCTACAAGACGCTCGTCGATCAGGTACGCAGCGCCGAAAAACAGCAAGCCGCCGGCAAGAGCGAACTCTCCGAGGCCGTGGCACGTTACGCGTTCAAGCTCATGGCATACAAGGACGAATACGAAGTCGCGCGCCTGTACACCAACGGCGAATTCCTCAAGCGCATCCAGGATACGTTCGACGGCGACTACAAGGTGCATTTCCACCTTGCGCCGCCGCTATGGTCGCGCCGCAACGACAAGGGCGAGCTGATCAAGCGCGAAATGGGGCCGTGGATGATGAGTGCGTTCAAGCTGCTGGCCAAGCTCAAGGGCCTGCGCGGCGGCACGTTCGACATCTTTGGCAAATCGGCCGAGCGTCGTTCCGAGCGGCAGTGGATCGTCGACTATCGCGCCGCGATGATCGAACTCTGCAACGGCCTGAATCACGACAACCACGCCCTCGCCGTGCAGATCGCCAGCGTGCCGGAAAACATCCGCGGCTACGGTCATGTCAAGGAAGCACATGAAGTGAAAGCCAAGGCCAGCTGGAATCAGTTGCTCGGGACGTGGCGGTTGCCGGTGCTGACAGCAAAGTCGGCGGCGTAG
- a CDS encoding BclA C-terminal domain-containing protein: MKNLRLSSLSLAIALTFGNVVHAQDVSVTPPSGGGFVVKDSSGNAIRFKIDANGNLLLPGLGAALQQGALVCFDTTTGLLGPCAAGTGNGAIGPTGPAGSTGVAGATGAAGTTGPIGATGIGLVGPTGSNGATGATGVAGATGAGGSGSVGPTGATGSTGSAGATGVTGATGLIGTAGNTGSTGITGAVGSTGSAGATGVTGATGLIGVTGNIGSTGSTGAAGATGATGLQGLVGATGSSGIAGITGVTGDIGATGATGTTGVTGPTGSGPNLPVLVAHRINTTQSLAPFGSFGNIVLPDNVYTSGATLNIATGAVTVLQAGIYRVSYVANPLVQFNLSSSTVSARVTVNAVTQPGTSSSISFPSNSNQSGTLTAEDILSLNANDVLQLQLSTSASPGNATLPAGSNTSLMLIALNVASGVTGATGATGATGATGVTGITGATGPTGP, from the coding sequence ATGAAAAACCTTCGCCTGTCCTCCCTCTCGCTGGCCATTGCGCTGACGTTCGGTAACGTTGTTCACGCCCAGGATGTCAGCGTGACTCCGCCGAGCGGCGGCGGTTTTGTGGTGAAGGACAGCAGCGGCAATGCGATCCGCTTCAAGATCGATGCCAACGGTAATCTGCTACTGCCGGGACTCGGCGCAGCGCTGCAGCAAGGCGCGCTTGTGTGTTTCGATACGACCACCGGCTTGCTCGGCCCCTGTGCGGCGGGAACCGGTAATGGCGCGATCGGCCCAACCGGCCCCGCGGGTTCGACCGGTGTCGCAGGTGCGACTGGCGCTGCCGGCACTACCGGGCCGATCGGCGCCACGGGTATCGGCCTAGTCGGGCCCACCGGTTCCAACGGAGCTACTGGTGCGACGGGTGTTGCCGGCGCCACCGGCGCGGGCGGCAGCGGCAGTGTCGGGCCGACTGGCGCAACGGGGTCGACTGGTTCAGCGGGAGCCACTGGCGTGACGGGTGCAACCGGTTTGATTGGTACTGCCGGAAATACCGGGAGCACAGGAATAACCGGCGCGGTGGGTTCAACCGGTTCTGCGGGAGCAACTGGCGTAACCGGTGCAACGGGTTTGATCGGTGTCACTGGAAATATCGGCAGCACCGGCTCGACTGGTGCTGCGGGCGCCACGGGAGCAACGGGATTACAAGGTCTGGTCGGCGCAACGGGTTCGAGCGGTATCGCTGGCATAACCGGTGTTACGGGCGACATCGGCGCTACCGGTGCAACGGGCACAACCGGCGTTACCGGCCCCACCGGCAGCGGGCCGAATCTGCCGGTGCTCGTTGCGCACCGGATCAATACCACACAATCCCTCGCACCTTTCGGCAGCTTTGGGAACATCGTGCTGCCAGACAACGTCTACACCTCGGGCGCCACATTGAATATCGCGACTGGCGCGGTCACGGTGCTGCAGGCTGGCATCTATCGCGTGAGTTATGTTGCAAATCCCCTAGTCCAATTTAACCTCAGCAGCAGCACCGTATCCGCGCGCGTGACGGTGAACGCTGTCACTCAGCCCGGTACGAGCAGCAGCATCAGCTTTCCGAGCAATAGCAATCAATCCGGCACGCTTACCGCCGAGGACATACTTTCGCTGAATGCCAATGATGTTCTGCAGTTGCAGCTCTCAACATCGGCGTCGCCGGGAAACGCAACTCTGCCCGCTGGTAGCAATACTTCACTCATGCTGATTGCACTGAACGTTGCATCGGGAGTCACGGGCGCTACCGGTGCTACTGGGGCGACAGGAGCAACGGGCGTAACTGGTATCACGGGTGCGACCGGCCCGACCGGACCCTGA
- a CDS encoding sterol desaturase family protein, which produces MSEPTKSSVRKIIKGAVQKPVQHVDAVVDSTAELLHSSGHMQPGDGIISSVIALSLGFLSLLAVAAFHFPQYLTTPELRHQYSVDTLRLMLFGGLLLAGGLALKNLVVGRRRNLNIVAFLFVLVAVACGGSRVVVNDFADHTPYIGLDWFIIDLLGSTTLFVVIEKLFPLYRDQAIFRKEWQTDMKHFAVNHFLVGLILMTVNFLIHHMFGWLVSSDFQQYVQHISFIPQLLLCILVADLAQYWTHRAYHEIPYFWRYHAVHHSVKTMDWLAGSRQHMLELICTRVLVLAPLYVLGFSEAVINAYIIVVGFQAVFNHANVHLPWGPLRYIIVTPDFHHWHHASDDEAIDKNYAAHYAFLDHLFGTAVNVPPTKRFPATYGVVGDYMPDGFIRQQMFPFRSKATATPTK; this is translated from the coding sequence ATGTCCGAGCCGACCAAATCATCCGTTCGCAAGATCATCAAAGGCGCCGTGCAAAAGCCGGTGCAGCATGTCGATGCGGTGGTCGATAGCACCGCCGAATTGCTCCATAGCAGCGGTCATATGCAGCCGGGTGATGGCATTATTTCCAGCGTGATTGCGTTGTCGCTCGGGTTCTTGAGTTTGCTCGCGGTCGCCGCGTTTCATTTTCCGCAGTACCTGACCACACCGGAGTTGCGCCATCAATATTCGGTCGATACCTTGCGCCTGATGTTGTTCGGCGGCTTGTTGCTGGCCGGCGGACTGGCGCTGAAAAATCTCGTGGTCGGGCGCCGCCGCAATTTGAATATCGTCGCGTTTTTATTCGTGCTGGTGGCGGTTGCGTGCGGCGGTTCACGCGTGGTCGTGAATGATTTTGCCGATCACACGCCGTACATCGGCCTCGACTGGTTCATCATCGATCTGCTCGGTTCGACCACACTGTTCGTGGTTATCGAAAAACTGTTTCCGCTGTATCGTGATCAAGCGATTTTCCGCAAGGAATGGCAGACCGACATGAAACATTTTGCGGTCAATCATTTTCTGGTCGGGTTGATTTTGATGACGGTGAATTTCCTGATTCACCACATGTTCGGCTGGCTGGTGAGCAGCGATTTCCAGCAATACGTGCAGCACATCAGTTTTATTCCGCAACTGTTGTTGTGCATTCTTGTCGCCGATCTCGCGCAATACTGGACCCATCGCGCGTATCACGAAATTCCGTACTTCTGGCGCTATCACGCCGTGCATCACAGCGTGAAAACCATGGACTGGCTGGCCGGTTCGCGCCAGCACATGCTGGAGCTGATCTGCACGCGTGTGCTGGTGCTTGCGCCGCTGTACGTACTCGGTTTCAGCGAGGCTGTGATCAACGCCTACATCATCGTGGTCGGCTTCCAGGCGGTATTCAATCACGCCAACGTGCATCTGCCGTGGGGGCCGCTGAGATACATCATCGTGACGCCGGATTTTCATCACTGGCATCACGCCTCCGATGACGAAGCGATCGACAAGAATTACGCCGCGCACTACGCGTTTCTCGATCACCTGTTCGGTACCGCGGTTAACGTGCCGCCGACCAAACGTTTCCCGGCAACCTACGGCGTGGTTGGCGATTACATGCCGGACGGATTCATCCGCCAGCAGATGTTCCCGTTTCGCTCGAAGGCGACAGCAACACCGACGAAGTGA
- a CDS encoding glycine betaine ABC transporter substrate-binding protein, with amino-acid sequence MFRHVVLIFVLVLSIHPVCAKPLVVGSKNFTESLLLAEIVRLQAQQQHIEMQHRRALGGTRIVWRALENGDIDIYAEYTGTLLRELLPELPANAGLAAIGAALKSRGLGLSAPLGFNDSYALGMARTAAQKLGIERISDLPKHPELRFGLSNEFLQRGDGWPALREAYGLPQVPRGMDHDLAYRALKSDSIDVVDLYTSDAEIAYYDLRVLDDDRKYFPRYDAVLVYRLDALKREPALAAVLRSLGARIDLAAMQRMNAAVKISARTDTDVAAEFLGVGSDSAADAGRITRILARTLEHLELVSLSLSLALLLGLPLGIFAARKPRVARIILSLTGILQTVPSLAMFVFMIPLFGIGAPTAIVALFLYSLLPIVRNTYAGLTGITPELRESAAALGLPYSTRLWRIELPLAARTILAGIKIAAVINVGTATLGALIGAGGYGETILTGIRLDNIALILEGAIPAAVMALLVQEVFEWIERQISPRAYNTENTRARV; translated from the coding sequence ATTTTTCGTCATGTCGTATTGATCTTCGTGCTGGTTTTGTCGATCCATCCGGTATGCGCAAAACCGCTCGTGGTCGGCTCGAAAAACTTTACCGAATCGTTGTTGCTCGCAGAGATCGTGCGGCTGCAGGCGCAGCAGCAGCACATCGAAATGCAGCATCGTCGTGCGCTCGGCGGCACGCGCATCGTGTGGCGCGCGCTGGAAAACGGCGACATCGATATCTATGCGGAATACACCGGCACGCTACTGCGTGAACTGCTGCCGGAACTGCCAGCAAATGCTGGTCTCGCCGCGATCGGCGCGGCGCTGAAATCGCGCGGACTCGGCCTCAGCGCACCGCTCGGTTTCAACGACAGTTACGCGCTCGGCATGGCACGTACGGCGGCACAGAAACTCGGTATCGAACGCATTTCGGATCTGCCGAAACATCCTGAATTGCGGTTCGGTTTGTCGAACGAATTTCTGCAGCGCGGCGATGGTTGGCCGGCGTTGCGCGAAGCGTACGGATTGCCGCAGGTGCCGCGCGGCATGGATCACGACCTGGCGTATCGCGCCTTGAAAAGTGATTCGATCGACGTCGTGGATTTGTATACCAGCGACGCCGAAATTGCCTATTACGATCTGCGCGTGCTCGATGACGATCGCAAATATTTTCCGCGCTACGACGCCGTACTCGTGTATCGCCTCGATGCATTAAAACGCGAGCCGGCGCTCGCTGCCGTATTGCGGTCGCTGGGTGCGCGCATCGATCTCGCGGCGATGCAACGCATGAACGCCGCGGTGAAAATTTCAGCGCGAACCGATACTGATGTCGCTGCGGAATTTCTTGGTGTCGGGTCGGATTCGGCCGCAGATGCAGGCCGCATAACACGTATCCTCGCGCGCACACTGGAGCATCTCGAACTCGTCTCGCTGTCGCTCAGCCTGGCGCTCTTGCTCGGCCTGCCGCTCGGCATTTTCGCCGCGCGAAAACCAAGAGTCGCGCGTATCATTCTCTCGCTCACCGGCATCCTGCAAACCGTGCCATCACTGGCGATGTTCGTATTCATGATCCCGCTGTTCGGCATCGGGGCACCGACCGCGATCGTCGCTCTGTTTCTCTACAGCCTGCTGCCGATCGTGCGCAATACTTACGCCGGTTTGACTGGCATAACGCCCGAGCTGCGCGAGTCTGCCGCCGCGCTCGGCTTGCCGTATTCGACCCGCTTGTGGCGGATCGAATTGCCGCTCGCCGCGCGCACCATCCTGGCCGGAATAAAAATCGCCGCGGTGATCAATGTCGGCACTGCCACGCTCGGCGCGCTGATCGGCGCGGGTGGTTACGGCGAAACCATTCTCACCGGCATCCGCCTCGACAATATCGCGCTCATTCTCGAAGGTGCGATCCCTGCTGCGGTCATGGCACTGCTGGTGCAGGAAGTGTTCGAGTGGATTGAGCGGCAAATTTCGCCGCGCGCCTACAACACTGAAAACACCCGCGCTCGCGTTTGA
- a CDS encoding ATP-binding cassette domain-containing protein — protein sequence MFQLDNVSKYYGTTLALEGVTLEFPRGSISALIGSSGSGKSTVLRLLLGLERADSGVVRIDGVPLQNLDLLALRRGIGYVIQDGGLFPHLSAYDNLALLPQYVGWPKTRIEERIEILAALTHFPRDGLQRYPLELSGGQRQRVALMRALMLDPLALLLDEPLSALDPIVRYELQDELAAIFTGIDKTVVLVTHDLAEAAFLAPRLILLDAGKVQQSGDLDALRHTPANAWVERFVHARRDLTAASA from the coding sequence ATGTTTCAGCTTGACAACGTCAGCAAATATTACGGCACGACGCTCGCGCTCGAAGGCGTAACGCTCGAATTTCCGCGCGGTTCAATCAGTGCACTGATCGGCAGCAGCGGCTCGGGAAAATCCACCGTGTTGCGGTTGTTGCTCGGCCTGGAGCGCGCGGATAGCGGTGTCGTTCGCATCGACGGCGTACCGCTGCAAAACCTCGATCTGCTCGCGCTGCGTCGCGGCATCGGCTACGTCATCCAGGATGGCGGTTTGTTCCCGCATCTCAGCGCGTACGATAACCTCGCGCTGCTGCCACAGTATGTCGGCTGGCCGAAGACGCGCATCGAGGAGCGCATCGAAATCCTCGCCGCGCTCACGCATTTTCCGCGCGATGGATTACAGCGTTATCCGCTCGAACTTTCCGGCGGACAGCGCCAACGCGTGGCGCTGATGCGCGCGTTGATGCTCGATCCGCTGGCGCTGTTGCTTGATGAACCATTGAGTGCGCTCGATCCGATCGTGCGTTACGAACTGCAGGACGAACTCGCGGCGATTTTTACCGGCATCGACAAAACCGTCGTGCTGGTCACGCATGATCTCGCCGAGGCGGCATTTCTTGCGCCGCGACTGATTTTGCTCGATGCCGGCAAGGTGCAGCAGAGCGGCGATCTGGATGCCTTGCGACACACGCCAGCGAACGCATGGGTCGAACGTTTTGTACATGCTCGCCGCGATCTGACGGCGGCATCCGCATGA